In the genome of Naumovozyma dairenensis CBS 421 chromosome 7, complete genome, the window TGTGTTACTGGTGGTATGCTATTAGCCAAGAACAAAAATGCTGCTGAGATGTTCTCGAGAAATTTAAGAAAGGGAGGTAATTCAGGATTCCAAATCAGTAGGAGATATGTAGCATTACTAGATACCAACCAAATCGATGACTTCCAAGCACTAAGAGAAAGTGGAACAATGATTTCTGATGATATGGTGTCCAAATATAAACGACTTGACGAACAATGCATTTTACTGGAGTTAGTGACTGGGAAAAAGCATCAATTGAGAAAACAGTTAGCCAGTATTTTAAAGCAACCTATTCTTAACGATTGTAAAAATGGAGGTTTGAGGATACCCGAAGTCGATGAGAACCAAATTGCTTTACATTCAGCCTTTATTAAAACAAAGGTAGGATTACAAGAAAGAAAGCACTTAATCCCGATGacatttgataataatggtaatttatGGCTACGGAAATACTGTGATGCCAAGGGCCATTTTTCTCCTGAGATTATTCGACTACTGGATGAGGGTTGGTGATACTACTCTTATTCATCTTCtatttattgaatgattttcttattgagtaatattttaatgatgaGGAGACTGGATTGTCTACCCATGGCAACTCATATAGTAATTGATATTGAGGTTTTTGAAATAAGCGcatgaatttattatagATTACATTTAAGAAATGGTGAATGTACATCATTAGTACTTtgatcaaatatatatatatctatttgCCGCTGTGGTAACCTTGTTCCAAAG includes:
- the PUS5 gene encoding pseudouridine synthase PUS5 (similar to Saccharomyces cerevisiae PUS5 (YLR165C); ancestral locus Anc_8.380); the protein is MIKIIFDCNNYIIVNKPFGVFSQPGDLGAWFLKNPNSKAGPRVLLDEVPNTFSRNVQSFDKLRTVNRLDACVTGGMLLAKNKNAAEMFSRNLRKGGNSGFQISRRYVALLDTNQIDDFQALRESGTMISDDMVSKYKRLDEQCILLELVTGKKHQLRKQLASILKQPILNDCKNGGLRIPEVDENQIALHSAFIKTKVGLQERKHLIPMTFDNNGNLWLRKYCDAKGHFSPEIIRLLDEGW